The following are encoded in a window of Neomicrococcus lactis genomic DNA:
- a CDS encoding MoaD/ThiS family protein encodes MRIRYFAAAAAAAGTKEEQFDLSSLQSENTADYDDAGSPSSATLGAVLAYLSAHRAPETVKETVGGDGHPVLQRIPSLARVLSQSTFLINGKNERDQNRILVDSDVLDILPPFAGG; translated from the coding sequence TTGCGCATTCGCTACTTCGCCGCGGCCGCCGCGGCCGCTGGCACCAAAGAGGAACAGTTCGATTTGTCGTCACTGCAGTCTGAAAATACTGCTGATTACGACGACGCTGGCTCACCATCATCGGCAACGCTTGGTGCCGTCTTGGCATACTTGAGCGCCCACCGTGCCCCGGAAACGGTCAAGGAGACCGTAGGTGGCGATGGGCATCCGGTGCTCCAGCGCATTCCGTCACTTGCCCGGGTTCTTAGTCAGAGCACGTTCCTGATCAACGGCAAAAACGAGCGAGATCAGAACCGCATCCTCGTAGACAGCGACGTACTGGACATCCTGCCGCCGTTTGCGGGCGGGTAA
- a CDS encoding M16 family metallopeptidase, whose amino-acid sequence MAIVPLPLRGTGIADATAGRNVLDSSASAPIEAGDPTLIYGEPGGSVVRRSVLNGGVRVLTEAMPGQRSATIGLWIGVGSRDEVPGQFGSTHFLEHLLFKGTERRSALEIAQAFDEVGGESNAATAKESTCYYARVLDSDLPMAIDVIADMITSAKINPADLEQERDVILEELAMDADDPGDYAHERFVAAVLGDHPLGRPIGGTPEIITAVSREDVLKHYARNYVPSELVITAAGSLDHDDVCTLVQQALERGGWELDEGADPAPRRPQEPAEIHGQHMLDVYHRPVEQAHIIMGCPGIVATDERRFTMNVLNAILGGGMSSRLFQEIREKRGLAYATYSFSAGYSDAGYFGMYAGCGPAKVEEAISILGREFDLLAQEGVTEEELAKAVGQLSGGLVLALEDPGSRMSRLGTAELILGEFRDIDESLERLRAVTREDIQALAQELAARPRTITVVGPFKTGSEIVPA is encoded by the coding sequence ATGGCTATTGTTCCTTTGCCCCTCAGGGGCACCGGAATTGCCGATGCTACGGCGGGGCGGAACGTACTTGATTCAAGTGCTTCCGCCCCGATCGAAGCGGGCGATCCCACTCTGATTTATGGCGAGCCAGGCGGCTCGGTAGTTCGACGCTCCGTGCTTAACGGCGGCGTCCGAGTTCTCACCGAAGCGATGCCCGGTCAGCGCTCCGCAACCATTGGTTTGTGGATTGGAGTTGGTTCGCGAGACGAAGTGCCGGGCCAGTTTGGTTCCACGCACTTCCTTGAACATCTTCTGTTTAAAGGCACTGAGCGCCGTTCCGCTCTGGAAATTGCGCAGGCCTTTGACGAAGTCGGTGGTGAATCAAACGCCGCGACTGCCAAGGAATCCACGTGCTACTACGCGCGTGTGCTTGATTCCGATCTCCCCATGGCGATCGATGTCATCGCCGACATGATTACTTCCGCCAAGATCAATCCGGCTGACCTCGAGCAAGAGCGCGACGTCATCCTCGAAGAATTGGCGATGGACGCTGACGATCCTGGCGACTATGCGCACGAGCGATTCGTGGCCGCCGTCCTCGGTGACCACCCCTTGGGCCGCCCGATCGGCGGAACCCCTGAAATCATCACCGCCGTGTCCCGCGAGGACGTCCTCAAGCACTACGCGCGCAACTACGTGCCGTCAGAGCTGGTCATTACCGCTGCAGGTTCTCTTGATCACGACGATGTCTGCACACTGGTGCAGCAAGCGCTCGAACGCGGTGGTTGGGAACTCGACGAAGGCGCAGATCCTGCGCCACGTCGTCCGCAGGAGCCGGCCGAGATTCACGGACAGCACATGCTCGACGTTTACCACCGACCCGTAGAGCAAGCCCACATCATCATGGGCTGCCCGGGCATTGTGGCAACTGACGAACGCCGTTTCACTATGAACGTGCTCAACGCGATCCTCGGTGGCGGCATGTCCTCGCGACTCTTCCAGGAAATCCGCGAAAAGCGCGGCCTAGCGTATGCGACGTACTCTTTCTCAGCGGGCTATTCGGATGCCGGATACTTCGGCATGTACGCCGGTTGTGGCCCAGCAAAGGTTGAAGAGGCGATCTCGATTTTGGGACGTGAATTCGATCTTCTCGCCCAAGAAGGCGTCACGGAAGAAGAGCTCGCGAAGGCCGTTGGACAGCTGTCCGGTGGCTTGGTGCTAGCGCTTGAAGATCCAGGATCTCGCATGTCCCGATTGGGCACTGCCGAACTGATTCTTGGCGAATTCCGCGACATCGACGAGTCCCTCGAGCGTTTGCGTGCGGTGACGCGTGAAGACATTCAGGCATTGGCTCAAGAGCTCGCTGCTCGACCGCGCACCATTACCGTGGTGGGTCCGTTCAAGACCGGCAGCGAAATCGTTCCTGCCTAA